Proteins encoded together in one Aurantiacibacter aquimixticola window:
- a CDS encoding bacteriorhodopsin-like, with protein sequence MAPAAPEQNVDLLSASQYFFVYNAFSFTLACMAATTLFLWFARSQVAPAYRTALTISGLVTAIAAYHYWRIFESWDSAYDVIDGTVTVTGLAFNDAYRYVDWLLTVPLLLIELVLVMKLSRSETVSKSWKLGIAAALMIILGYPGEISDTIQERAIWGALSTIPFLYIVWELFKGLGESIERQPVEVRKLIKDARLVTFASWGFYPIVYMAPFVGAGGGSVETALQVGYTIADIIAKCGVGILIYVIAARKSEFEPGWGAKAGTAPAT encoded by the coding sequence ATGGCCCCAGCAGCCCCGGAGCAAAATGTCGATCTTTTATCGGCATCCCAATATTTCTTTGTTTACAATGCGTTTTCATTCACGCTTGCGTGTATGGCAGCCACGACATTGTTTTTGTGGTTTGCGCGATCGCAGGTCGCACCTGCATATCGAACGGCACTGACGATATCGGGACTTGTCACGGCGATTGCTGCATATCACTATTGGCGCATTTTCGAGAGTTGGGACTCCGCTTACGATGTCATCGACGGAACGGTGACGGTAACCGGCCTCGCCTTCAACGATGCGTATCGTTATGTCGATTGGCTCTTGACCGTTCCGCTTCTGCTGATCGAGCTTGTCCTCGTCATGAAGCTGAGCCGCAGCGAAACCGTTTCCAAGAGCTGGAAGCTTGGCATCGCCGCTGCCCTCATGATCATCCTGGGATATCCCGGAGAGATTTCCGACACCATTCAGGAGCGCGCGATCTGGGGCGCCTTGTCGACCATTCCGTTCCTCTACATCGTGTGGGAGCTGTTCAAGGGCCTGGGTGAAAGTATCGAGCGCCAGCCCGTCGAAGTGCGCAAGCTGATCAAGGACGCGCGCCTCGTGACATTCGCATCATGGGGCTTCTACCCGATCGTTTACATGGCGCCGTTCGTCGGTGCCGGTGGAGGCAGCGTGGAGACGGCTTTGCAGGTCGGTTATACGATCGCCGATATTATCGCCAAATGCGGCGTCGGCATTCTGATCTATGTGATCGCTGCCCGGAAGTCGGAATTCGAACCCGGCTGGGGCGCGAAAGCAGGGACTGCGCCAGCGACCTAA
- a CDS encoding PEP-CTERM sorting domain-containing protein, producing MKTRLALMGAGFALAFATPAQADVLEYDVSDAWYSGGCSHGLWTNTLGSGCKRRYSFQDGTTFSVDTDAGTGTFTGTAINSLGKVATLDLSLSGLLDSLDGTGFDYKGNGGPYDPSVQDYFTNASGTITIGSKTYTLNAHDPFAGDTVFQFGIGANDKTGDFGGSSWLNFLDPHLNALKHWDINFILTERPGTPVPAPAGLLLFGLGLAGAYSLRRRKTAA from the coding sequence ATGAAGACCAGACTTGCATTGATGGGGGCCGGCTTCGCGCTCGCATTTGCCACGCCGGCGCAGGCCGACGTTCTAGAATACGACGTGTCCGACGCCTGGTATTCCGGCGGTTGTTCGCACGGGCTCTGGACCAACACGCTCGGCAGCGGCTGCAAGCGTCGCTATTCCTTTCAGGATGGTACGACCTTCTCGGTCGACACCGATGCGGGTACCGGCACCTTTACAGGGACGGCGATCAACAGCCTCGGCAAGGTCGCCACGCTCGATCTTTCGCTTTCGGGATTGCTCGATTCGCTCGATGGCACCGGCTTCGATTACAAGGGGAATGGCGGCCCGTACGATCCGAGCGTGCAGGACTATTTCACGAATGCCAGCGGCACGATCACAATCGGCAGCAAGACATACACGCTGAATGCGCATGATCCATTTGCGGGCGATACGGTGTTTCAGTTCGGCATCGGCGCGAACGACAAGACAGGCGATTTCGGCGGTTCGAGCTGGCTGAATTTCCTCGATCCGCATCTCAATGCACTCAAGCACTGGGACATCAACTTCATCCTGACCGAACGTCCGGGAACGCCGGTGCCGGCACCTGCGGGCCTGCTGTTGTTCGGCCTGGGCCTCGCCGGTGCGTACTCGCTGCGCCGTCGCAAGACTGCGGCCTAA
- a CDS encoding tetratricopeptide repeat protein has product MIIRNSILAAALAISLAGCGISAGDPLATGEAAFAERDYHAARVALANATNSENPDPRAAELYARTLLALGDGESAQRVIDQLQARAQPPADIAAMSAHAALLRGDFALALERADASPSDPLAEWVAIRALGELERLAEALKRADVAVETHATDARLLALRGAIALSRRALGDAKILSERALAADDENIDALMLAGQLRAMRGDHEGAREIYASARQHNPADLGALFALAAVEGDLGNAAAAREHLAEIEARAPGHPMALLLGARLAFLEGDLDEANALIQRAEGDIGKIPQGRLLMGEIAYLRGFPAQARAHLERFLAQQPGHMHASTVLARALAEEGEPRAAWDIAAPLADSATATPQILALASSLAARLDEEDRFSARLNRQRPEGFAQAVRDAQRAFADGDAELAERRYAALVDAGGGSDAVILNNAAHAALGAGDKSEALRRARLAHELAPRDPRVRDTLGWILLENGQREAALRHLSAAIDGQPGNLQIRWHYANALVANGRNGEARRIVAELRDFAGPEQREAMDRLLARI; this is encoded by the coding sequence ATGATCATTCGCAATTCGATTCTGGCAGCCGCGCTCGCGATTTCCCTTGCGGGGTGCGGCATTTCCGCTGGCGATCCGCTGGCGACAGGCGAAGCGGCCTTTGCGGAGCGCGATTACCACGCAGCACGTGTGGCGCTGGCGAATGCCACGAATTCCGAAAATCCCGATCCGCGTGCGGCTGAGCTGTATGCGCGCACCCTGCTCGCGCTTGGCGATGGCGAGAGTGCGCAGCGCGTTATCGACCAGCTGCAAGCCCGTGCACAGCCCCCTGCCGACATAGCCGCGATGAGCGCGCACGCAGCATTGCTGCGCGGCGATTTCGCGCTTGCGCTGGAGCGCGCCGACGCATCCCCTTCCGATCCCTTGGCCGAATGGGTCGCCATCCGCGCCCTTGGCGAACTCGAACGGCTCGCCGAAGCTCTAAAACGCGCCGATGTTGCGGTCGAAACACATGCCACGGATGCTCGCCTGCTCGCTTTGCGCGGCGCGATCGCCCTGTCACGGCGAGCGCTTGGCGATGCGAAAATCCTGTCCGAGCGCGCGCTTGCCGCTGATGACGAGAATATCGATGCGCTGATGCTGGCAGGCCAGTTGCGTGCAATGCGTGGCGACCATGAGGGCGCGCGCGAAATCTATGCCTCCGCAAGGCAGCACAACCCGGCCGATCTGGGCGCGCTTTTCGCGCTGGCAGCGGTCGAGGGCGATCTTGGAAATGCGGCGGCGGCGCGTGAGCATCTCGCCGAGATCGAGGCACGCGCTCCGGGCCATCCGATGGCGCTGCTGCTCGGTGCCCGTCTCGCTTTTCTCGAAGGCGATCTCGACGAGGCCAACGCGCTGATCCAGCGCGCCGAAGGCGATATCGGCAAGATACCGCAAGGCCGTCTGCTGATGGGTGAGATCGCCTATCTGCGGGGCTTCCCGGCACAGGCGCGCGCCCATCTGGAACGCTTCCTGGCGCAGCAGCCGGGACATATGCACGCGAGCACCGTGCTGGCGCGCGCTCTGGCAGAGGAAGGCGAGCCGCGCGCTGCGTGGGACATCGCCGCTCCGCTGGCGGACAGTGCGACGGCGACGCCGCAAATTCTCGCACTGGCATCCAGCCTTGCGGCACGGCTGGACGAGGAAGATCGCTTCTCGGCCCGGCTCAATCGCCAGCGACCCGAAGGGTTTGCGCAAGCCGTGCGCGATGCACAGCGCGCCTTTGCGGATGGCGATGCCGAACTTGCCGAACGGCGTTACGCAGCGCTTGTCGACGCGGGCGGAGGCAGCGATGCCGTCATCCTTAACAACGCCGCCCATGCCGCCTTGGGCGCAGGGGACAAGAGCGAGGCGCTGCGCCGCGCGCGCCTGGCGCACGAGCTGGCGCCACGCGATCCGCGGGTGCGCGATACGCTCGGCTGGATCCTGCTGGAGAACGGCCAGCGTGAAGCGGCCCTGCGCCATCTATCCGCGGCGATCGACGGGCAGCCCGGCAATCTCCAGATCCGCTGGCATTATGCCAATGCGCTGGTCGCCAACGGTCGCAATGGCGAGGCGCGGCGGATCGTTGCGGAACTGCGCGATTTCGCCGGCCCGGAACAGCGCGAAGCGATGGACCGGCTGCTCGCCCGAATCTGA